One segment of Streptomyces sp. NA02950 DNA contains the following:
- a CDS encoding anthranilate synthase family protein: MRNDTQATARDVIARLLSADSPFALIHRRTPGHAPDTVEVLTGPVGEVERLTDIPLPAGAPEGGAAVADALALVPFRQIRERGFDVRDDGTPLAVLRPEETYELPLAEVLDALPAHRVNVEGGAFDVDDDAYAEIVRQVIADEIGTGEGANFVIRRTFRGEIPDFGSTDALALFRRLLAGERGAYWTYVVRLADGRTLVGASPEVHVRMSGGTVVMNPISGTYRYPAGGADADGLLAFLHDRKEVEELSMVVDEELKMMCTVGDRGGVVIGPRLREMAHLAHTEYELRGRSSLDVREVLRETMFAATVTGSPVQNACRVIERYEPAGPDGAGRGYYAGALALIGRDGGGAQTLDSPILIRTADIDGAGALKVPVGATLVRHSDPRGEVAETHAKAAGVLTALGVRPGPAAPSREGVRPGLADDPRVRAALDARRADLAPFWLRMQTVEEPTDGVGGLSGHALVIDGEDTFTAMLAHLLRTSGLTVSVRRYDEPGVREAALAHEGPVVLGPGPGDPGDTADPKMRFLRGLAADLVAGHRHGLLGVCLGHELIAAELGLEIVRKEVPFQGAQERIDFFGREETVGFYNTFTARCEAAVETELAMHRVELSRDAGSGDVHALRGPGFAGVQFHPESVLTMDGVGVVAELLAAVRV; this comes from the coding sequence ATGCGGAACGACACGCAGGCCACAGCACGCGACGTCATCGCGCGGCTGCTCTCCGCCGACTCCCCCTTTGCCCTGATCCACCGCCGTACCCCCGGGCACGCCCCGGACACCGTCGAGGTGCTGACCGGACCGGTCGGCGAGGTGGAGCGGCTGACCGACATCCCGTTGCCGGCCGGGGCCCCGGAGGGCGGGGCGGCGGTGGCGGACGCGCTCGCGCTGGTGCCGTTCCGGCAGATCCGGGAGCGCGGGTTCGACGTACGGGACGACGGAACGCCGCTGGCCGTGCTGCGGCCGGAGGAGACGTACGAGCTGCCGCTCGCCGAGGTGCTGGACGCGCTGCCCGCGCACCGGGTGAACGTCGAGGGCGGGGCCTTCGACGTCGACGACGACGCGTACGCCGAGATCGTGCGGCAGGTCATCGCGGACGAGATCGGCACGGGCGAAGGCGCCAACTTCGTGATCCGAAGGACCTTCCGGGGGGAGATCCCGGACTTCGGGAGTACCGACGCGCTCGCGCTCTTCCGGCGGCTGCTGGCCGGGGAGCGGGGCGCGTACTGGACGTATGTGGTGCGGCTGGCGGACGGGCGGACGCTGGTGGGGGCCAGCCCCGAGGTGCATGTGCGGATGTCCGGGGGCACCGTCGTGATGAACCCGATCAGCGGGACGTACCGCTACCCGGCCGGTGGGGCCGACGCCGACGGGCTGCTGGCCTTCCTCCACGACCGCAAGGAGGTGGAGGAGCTGTCCATGGTCGTGGACGAGGAGCTGAAGATGATGTGCACCGTCGGCGACCGGGGCGGTGTGGTGATCGGCCCCCGGCTGCGGGAGATGGCGCACCTCGCGCACACCGAGTACGAGCTGCGCGGGCGGTCCTCACTGGACGTGCGGGAAGTGCTGCGGGAGACGATGTTCGCGGCGACGGTCACCGGGTCGCCGGTGCAGAACGCCTGCCGGGTCATCGAGCGCTACGAGCCCGCCGGGCCGGACGGCGCCGGGCGGGGCTACTACGCGGGGGCGCTGGCCCTCATCGGGCGGGACGGCGGCGGGGCGCAGACGCTGGACTCACCGATCCTGATCAGGACCGCCGATATCGACGGGGCGGGCGCGCTGAAGGTCCCGGTCGGCGCGACGCTGGTGCGGCACTCCGATCCGCGGGGTGAGGTGGCGGAGACCCATGCGAAGGCGGCGGGGGTGCTGACGGCACTGGGCGTGCGGCCGGGGCCGGCCGCGCCGTCGCGGGAGGGTGTCCGGCCCGGGCTCGCCGACGATCCGCGGGTGCGGGCGGCGCTGGACGCGCGGCGGGCCGATCTCGCGCCGTTCTGGCTGCGGATGCAGACCGTTGAGGAGCCGACGGACGGGGTGGGTGGGCTGTCGGGCCATGCGCTGGTGATCGACGGCGAGGACACCTTCACCGCGATGCTCGCCCATCTGCTCCGGACGTCCGGGCTGACCGTCAGTGTGCGGCGGTACGACGAGCCGGGCGTACGGGAGGCGGCACTCGCGCACGAGGGGCCGGTGGTGCTGGGCCCCGGACCCGGCGATCCGGGCGACACCGCCGACCCCAAGATGCGGTTCCTGCGGGGGCTGGCCGCGGATCTGGTGGCCGGGCACCGGCACGGGCTGCTGGGGGTGTGCCTGGGGCACGAGCTGATCGCGGCGGAACTGGGGCTGGAGATCGTGCGGAAGGAGGTGCCGTTCCAGGGTGCGCAGGAGCGGATCGACTTCTTCGGGCGCGAGGAGACGGTGGGCTTCTACAACACGTTCACCGCGCGGTGCGAGGCGGCTGTGGAGACGGAGTTGGCGATGCACCGGGTGGAGTTGAGCCGGGACGCGGGGAGCGGGGATGTGCATGCGCTGCGGGGGCCGGGCTTTGCCGGGGTGCAGTTCCATCCGGAGTCGGTGCTGACGATGGATGGGGTGGGGGTGGTGGCGGAGCTGCTGGCCGCCGTGCGGGTGTGA
- a CDS encoding trp operon leader peptide: MHARQNMNWWWTAHPAAH, from the coding sequence ATGCACGCGCGACAGAACATGAACTGGTGGTGGACCGCTCATCCGGCGGCCCACTGA
- a CDS encoding 1-acyl-sn-glycerol-3-phosphate acyltransferase, translating to MFYGAMKLSVGGTLKLAFRPWVEGLEHIPAAGPAILASNHLSFSDSFFLPAMLDRKVTFIAKQEYFTTPGVKGRLTAAFFKGVGQLPVDRSGSRGAGEAAIKAGIDVIKRGELFGIYPEGTRSPDGRLYRGKPGGLARVALATGAPVIPVAMIDTEKIQPPGKVMPKLMRPGIRIGKPLDFSRYHGMDGDRFILRSVTDEVMYEIMKLSGQEYVDIYATAAKRQIAEAEAARKQAEKAAKAAERVEREKHKDKAGA from the coding sequence TTGTTCTACGGCGCAATGAAGCTGTCGGTGGGTGGCACGCTGAAGCTCGCCTTCCGGCCCTGGGTGGAGGGACTGGAGCACATTCCCGCCGCGGGGCCGGCCATCCTGGCCAGCAACCACCTCTCCTTCTCCGACTCCTTCTTCCTGCCCGCGATGCTGGACCGCAAGGTCACCTTCATCGCCAAGCAGGAGTACTTCACCACCCCGGGGGTCAAGGGACGGCTGACGGCGGCCTTCTTCAAGGGCGTCGGCCAGCTTCCGGTGGACCGCTCGGGTTCGCGCGGCGCCGGTGAGGCCGCGATCAAGGCGGGCATCGACGTGATCAAGCGCGGCGAGCTGTTCGGGATCTACCCCGAGGGCACCCGCTCGCCCGACGGCCGCCTCTACCGGGGCAAGCCGGGCGGTCTGGCCCGGGTGGCGCTGGCCACCGGCGCACCGGTGATCCCCGTCGCCATGATCGACACGGAGAAGATCCAGCCGCCGGGCAAGGTCATGCCCAAGCTGATGCGGCCCGGCATCAGGATCGGCAAGCCGCTGGACTTCAGCCGCTACCACGGCATGGACGGCGACCGCTTCATCCTGCGCTCGGTGACCGACGAGGTCATGTACGAGATCATGAAGCTCTCCGGCCAGGAGTACGTCGACATCTACGCGACCGCCGCCAAGCGGCAGATCGCGGAGGCGGAGGCGGCCAGGAAGCAGGCGGAGAAGGCCGCGAAGGCGGCGGAGCGGGTCGAGAGGGAGAAGCACAAGGACAAGGCCGGGGCGTAG
- the macS gene encoding MacS family sensor histidine kinase, protein MVRMSVEQPLWQALTAYRVLTLLYALVLYVRSFHHYDHPLGAGAYMAVLTVWTALTFRMVSSAERCTRRFLVGDLSVAVVGILLTPLVDTHDRIAEGTPTLPSIWTAGAVLGFAVKGGWRWAAWASTVVCAANIIERGGFAQDTVHMLILVWVASVAIGYVVEVARASERTLARALRIEAATRERERLARDIHDSVLQVLAMVQRRGAAIGGEAAELGRMAGEQEIALRTLVSTGLVTPPRTAPGQHTVAHAPAPVPDDPEGSGAEPCDLRALLAPHAGSRVTLSEPGAPVVLPAHAAGELAAAVGAALDNVRVHAGEEAHAWILVEDEPGAVMVTVRDDGPGIAEGRLADAEREGRLGVALSIRGRLRDLGGTAEWISAPGQGTEVELTVPKAAVPPGTAPDDTTSADDKGKAAR, encoded by the coding sequence GTGGTGCGGATGTCCGTCGAGCAGCCGCTGTGGCAGGCGCTGACCGCCTACCGCGTCCTCACCCTGCTCTACGCCCTCGTCCTCTACGTCCGCTCCTTCCACCACTACGACCACCCGCTGGGCGCGGGCGCCTATATGGCCGTCCTGACCGTGTGGACGGCGCTGACCTTCCGTATGGTCTCCTCGGCCGAGCGCTGCACCCGGCGCTTCCTGGTCGGCGATCTCAGCGTGGCGGTGGTGGGCATCCTGCTCACCCCGCTCGTCGACACCCACGACCGGATCGCCGAGGGCACACCCACCCTGCCGTCCATATGGACCGCGGGCGCCGTCCTCGGCTTCGCGGTCAAGGGCGGCTGGCGCTGGGCGGCATGGGCCTCCACCGTCGTCTGCGCCGCCAACATCATCGAGCGCGGCGGCTTCGCCCAGGACACCGTCCACATGCTGATCCTCGTCTGGGTGGCGAGCGTGGCCATCGGCTACGTCGTCGAGGTGGCCCGCGCCAGTGAGCGCACCCTCGCCCGCGCGCTGCGCATCGAGGCCGCGACCCGCGAACGGGAGCGGCTGGCCCGCGACATCCACGACAGCGTGCTCCAGGTGCTCGCCATGGTGCAGCGGCGCGGCGCCGCGATCGGCGGTGAGGCGGCCGAACTGGGCCGGATGGCGGGCGAACAGGAGATCGCGCTGCGCACGCTGGTCTCCACGGGTCTGGTGACCCCGCCGCGCACCGCCCCCGGACAGCACACCGTGGCCCACGCCCCGGCCCCCGTCCCGGACGACCCCGAGGGATCCGGCGCCGAACCGTGCGATCTGCGCGCCCTGCTGGCGCCGCACGCCGGATCCCGGGTCACCCTCTCCGAGCCCGGCGCCCCCGTGGTCCTCCCGGCCCACGCGGCAGGGGAGTTGGCGGCCGCGGTCGGCGCCGCGCTGGACAATGTGCGGGTCCACGCGGGCGAGGAGGCCCACGCCTGGATCCTGGTGGAGGACGAACCGGGCGCCGTGATGGTGACCGTGCGGGACGACGGCCCCGGCATCGCCGAAGGACGGCTCGCCGACGCCGAGCGCGAGGGCCGCCTCGGGGTGGCCCTGTCCATCCGGGGACGGCTGCGCGACCTCGGCGGTACGGCCGAGTGGATCTCGGCTCCGGGCCAGGGCACCGAGGTGGAACTCACGGTCCCGAAGGCGGCCGTGCCGCCGGGGACTGCGCCGGACGACACGACTTCTGCGGACGACAAGGGGAAGGCAGCGCGATGA
- a CDS encoding 6-phosphofructokinase translates to MRVGVLTGGGDCPGLNAVIRAVVRKGVQEYGYEFVGFRDGWRGPLENDTVPLDIRAVRGILPRGGTILGSSRTNPLKSEDGIRRVKDNLAKQEVEALIAIGGEDTLGVAARLSGEYGIRCVGVPKTIDNDLSATDYTFGFDTAVNIATEAIDRLHTTAESHMRVLVVEVMGRHAGWIALHSGLAGGANVILIPEQRFDVDQICAWVESRFKIRYAPIVVVAEGAMPKGGDAVLKDSSLDSFGHVRLSGIGEWLAKEIERRTGKEARTTVLGHVQRGGTPSAFDRWLATRFGLHAIDAVRDEDFGTMVALRGTDIVRVPLAEATARLKTVDPSLYAEAEVFFG, encoded by the coding sequence ATGCGGGTCGGAGTGCTGACCGGAGGCGGCGACTGCCCCGGGCTCAACGCGGTCATCCGCGCCGTCGTCCGCAAGGGCGTACAGGAATACGGCTATGAATTCGTCGGCTTCCGGGACGGCTGGCGAGGCCCTCTCGAGAACGACACCGTCCCCCTCGACATCCGCGCGGTGCGCGGCATCCTGCCGCGCGGCGGCACCATCCTCGGCTCGTCCCGCACCAACCCCCTCAAGAGCGAGGACGGCATCCGCCGGGTCAAGGACAACCTCGCCAAGCAGGAGGTCGAGGCGCTGATCGCGATCGGCGGCGAGGACACCCTCGGCGTCGCCGCCCGGCTCTCCGGCGAGTACGGCATCCGCTGCGTCGGCGTCCCCAAGACCATCGACAACGACCTCTCCGCCACGGACTACACCTTCGGCTTCGACACCGCCGTCAACATCGCCACCGAGGCGATCGACCGGCTGCACACCACCGCTGAGTCCCATATGCGCGTCCTCGTCGTGGAGGTGATGGGCCGCCACGCGGGCTGGATCGCCCTCCACTCCGGCCTCGCGGGCGGCGCCAACGTCATCCTCATCCCCGAGCAGCGCTTCGACGTCGACCAGATCTGCGCCTGGGTCGAATCCCGCTTCAAGATCCGCTACGCGCCGATCGTGGTCGTCGCCGAGGGCGCCATGCCGAAGGGGGGTGACGCCGTGCTGAAGGACAGCTCGCTCGACTCCTTCGGGCACGTCCGGCTCTCCGGGATCGGCGAATGGCTGGCCAAGGAGATCGAGCGCCGCACGGGCAAGGAGGCCCGTACGACCGTCCTCGGCCACGTCCAGCGCGGCGGCACCCCCAGCGCCTTCGACCGCTGGCTCGCCACCCGCTTCGGGCTGCACGCGATCGACGCCGTGCGGGACGAGGACTTCGGCACGATGGTCGCCCTGCGCGGCACGGACATCGTCCGCGTCCCCCTGGCCGAGGCGACGGCCCGCCTGAAGACGGTGGATCCGTCGCTGTACGCGGAAGCGGAGGTCTTCTTCGGCTGA
- a CDS encoding DUF6507 family protein, producing the protein MTAWDLKPQGISGVLKTTGEFAAKIEKHAKSYGAHLQSAAEHAGTISADGGGEGGEKAKGGLVALALSQFSEHATPDLKFIAARAGKSLKGAMNATTEYLNGDLHMAAQVQHKPLSDPDLDPKKPGTQTK; encoded by the coding sequence ATGACTGCCTGGGATCTGAAGCCGCAGGGTATTTCGGGTGTACTGAAGACGACGGGTGAGTTCGCGGCGAAGATCGAGAAGCATGCGAAGTCGTACGGCGCTCATTTGCAGTCGGCGGCGGAGCACGCCGGCACGATCAGCGCCGACGGCGGTGGCGAGGGAGGGGAGAAGGCCAAAGGGGGTCTTGTCGCCCTGGCTCTCTCCCAGTTCTCCGAACACGCCACACCTGATCTGAAGTTCATCGCGGCGCGGGCGGGCAAGTCGCTGAAGGGTGCGATGAATGCCACGACGGAGTACCTCAACGGTGATCTGCACATGGCCGCTCAGGTCCAGCACAAGCCGCTGAGCGATCCCGATCTGGACCCGAAGAAGCCGGGGACACAGACCAAATGA
- a CDS encoding response regulator transcription factor: protein MTDHHEGRPVTVMVVDDHPMWRDAVARDLSEAGFDVVATAGDGPQAVRRAKAAEPDVLVLDLNLPGLPGVDVCKEVVAAHPQLRVLVLSASGEHADVLEAVKSGATGYLLKSASTEELLDAVRRTAAGDPVFTPGLAGLVLGEYRRLAGEPAPTAADQPVAPQLTERETEVLRLVAKGLSYKQIAERLVISHRTVQNHVQNTLGKLQLHNRVELVRYAIERGLDDA from the coding sequence ATGACCGATCACCACGAGGGCCGGCCGGTGACGGTGATGGTGGTGGACGACCATCCGATGTGGCGCGACGCGGTGGCCCGCGATCTGTCCGAGGCCGGGTTCGACGTGGTGGCCACGGCCGGTGACGGCCCGCAGGCCGTCCGCCGGGCCAAGGCCGCCGAGCCCGATGTCCTGGTGCTCGACCTCAACCTCCCCGGACTGCCCGGTGTCGACGTCTGCAAGGAGGTCGTCGCCGCCCACCCCCAGCTGCGGGTGCTGGTGCTCTCCGCCAGCGGTGAGCACGCCGACGTCCTGGAGGCCGTGAAGTCCGGCGCCACCGGCTATCTGCTGAAGTCGGCCAGTACGGAGGAGCTGCTCGACGCGGTGCGCCGCACCGCCGCCGGGGACCCGGTCTTCACCCCCGGTCTCGCGGGCCTGGTGCTCGGCGAGTACCGGCGGCTCGCCGGAGAACCCGCCCCCACCGCCGCCGACCAGCCGGTCGCCCCGCAGCTGACCGAGCGGGAGACGGAGGTGCTGCGGCTGGTGGCCAAGGGGCTCTCGTACAAGCAGATCGCCGAGCGGCTGGTCATCTCCCACCGCACGGTGCAGAACCACGTACAGAACACCCTCGGCAAGCTGCAACTGCACAACCGCGTGGAACTGGTGCGGTACGCGATCGAACGGGGCCTGGACGATGCCTGA
- a CDS encoding pore-forming ESAT-6 family protein — protein sequence MAAGSDRRSYDTGASADAQGNIQAVIARLEEVITARDAQVKAAMADFRADGVADEYHGKEQRWNRSSQEVKNIIQLLKTTLEKNDGTAQHTLSRAKAAVDNIG from the coding sequence ATGGCTGCCGGCAGTGACCGCCGCTCGTACGACACGGGGGCTTCCGCGGACGCGCAGGGCAATATCCAGGCGGTGATCGCCCGTCTGGAGGAAGTGATCACCGCGCGTGATGCCCAGGTGAAGGCGGCGATGGCCGATTTCAGGGCGGATGGTGTGGCGGATGAGTACCACGGCAAGGAGCAGCGCTGGAACCGCTCCTCGCAGGAGGTCAAGAACATCATCCAGTTGCTGAAGACGACGCTGGAGAAGAACGACGGCACCGCGCAGCACACGCTGTCGCGTGCGAAGGCCGCGGTCGACAACATCGGCTGA
- a CDS encoding Uma2 family endonuclease, translating into MSVAPLPDWVIPPPEGFTAEDLLRLPGLPPHTELIDGSFVFVSPQEKWHSRVINLLVAELDRQAPARLRADREMTVRLARRQAPEPDVVVVTAEAYDRDEPSTYYVPEDVVLAVEAVSPDSEERDRDTKPRKYAKAGIRHYWRVENDEGRTVVYLYERDPATECFSLTGIHHDQLKTTAPFTIDIDLTSVGKRSG; encoded by the coding sequence ATGAGTGTCGCGCCGCTGCCCGACTGGGTGATCCCGCCTCCAGAGGGCTTCACCGCCGAGGATCTACTGCGGCTGCCTGGCCTTCCCCCGCACACCGAGCTCATCGACGGGAGCTTCGTCTTCGTGAGCCCGCAAGAAAAATGGCACAGCCGGGTGATCAATCTGCTGGTCGCGGAACTGGATCGGCAGGCACCGGCCAGGCTGCGGGCCGATCGGGAGATGACCGTCCGGCTCGCCAGGCGACAGGCCCCCGAACCGGATGTCGTTGTGGTGACCGCCGAGGCGTACGACCGCGATGAGCCGTCTACGTACTATGTGCCGGAAGATGTCGTCCTGGCCGTCGAAGCCGTGTCCCCCGATTCCGAGGAGCGGGACCGCGACACCAAGCCCCGGAAGTACGCCAAGGCGGGCATCCGCCATTACTGGCGGGTGGAGAACGACGAGGGGCGCACGGTGGTGTACCTCTACGAACGCGACCCGGCCACCGAGTGCTTCTCGCTGACCGGCATCCACCACGACCAGCTCAAGACGACGGCGCCCTTCACCATCGACATCGATCTCACCTCCGTGGGCAAGCGCTCCGGCTGA